One genomic segment of Schistosoma haematobium chromosome 6, whole genome shotgun sequence includes these proteins:
- the ANXA5_1 gene encoding Annexin A5 (EggNog:ENOG41KOG0819~COG:S), whose product MISHQTGPSITFPDRISAENDAEQLHNACKLLSTDEETITKILGHRNLQQRYQIRETFHRRYKKDLVHVLCNATKGDYESLIKTLFRGSIQILAHDLYKGLKKPDIVNEIICCCNNNEIIMLKKAYQEEASQRTLETDIIKETKPPYEQLLVALLQGKRDEDPLELVEEAVRTRSTSRLINRSQVEKDVEDLYYAGEKRAGKGDSETFIKILTKRSKYHVKEIWDVYLSKYHSTIVEVISKKFSEPFRSGLNTMIMALIDLRLLLVCQLYDSMYGLGTREDTLIRITCLRCEIDMNTLKSMYREYFGKPLIEAVREDTSGDFRKLLLALLGE is encoded by the exons AT GATAAGTCATCAAACTGGACCAAGTATTACATTTCCTGATCGTATTAGCGCTGAAAATGATGCAGAACAATTACATAACGCTTGTAAATTACTGT cTACGGATGAAGAAACCATCACTAAAATTCTAGGACATAGAAATCTACAACAACGTTATCAAATAAGAGAAACTTTTCATAGGCGATATAAAAAG GATTTAGTTCATGTATTATGTAATGCAACAAAAGGTGATTATGAAAGTCTTATTAAAACTTTATTTCGTGGAAGTATACAAATATTAGCCCATGATTTATATAAAGGCTTAAAGAAACCAGATATTGTCAATGAGATCatctgttgttgtaataataatgaaattattatgtTGAAAAAAGCATATCAAGAAG AAGCTTCACAGCGTACACTCGAAACTGATATAATCAAAGAAACAAAACCACCATATGAACAATTATTAGTAGCATTATTACAAGGAAAACGTGATGAAGATCCATTGGAATTAGTAGAAGAAGCTGTAAGAACTAGAAGTACATCAAGATTAATTAATCGAAGTCAAGTTGAAAAAGATGTTGAAGATTTATATTATGCTGGAGAAAA ACGTGCAGGTAAAGGTGATTCTGAAACATTCATTAAAATTCTAACAAAACGAAGTAAATATCATGTAAAAGAAATATGGGATGTATATTTATCA AAATATCATAGTACAATAGTTGAAGTTATATCGAAAAAATTCTCTGAGCCATTTAGATCAGGATTAAATACAATGA TTATGGCATTGATAGATTTACGTTTGTTATTAGTCTGTCAATTATATGATAGTATGTATGGACTTGGAACACGAGAGGATACATTGATACGAATTACCTGTTTACGATGTGAG ATTGATATGAATACATTGAAATCAATGTATCGTGAATATTTTGGTAAACCATTAATTGAAGCAGTACGAGAAGATACATCGGGAGATTTTCGCAAGTTACTTTTGGCATTATTGGGAGAATAA
- the ANXA5_1 gene encoding Annexin A5, variant 3 (EggNog:ENOG41KOG0819~COG:S), translating into MISHQTGPSITFPDRISAENDAEQLHNACKLLSTDEETITKILGHRNLQQRYQIRETFHRRYKKDLVHVLCNATKGDYESLIKTLFRGSIQILAHDLYKGLKKPDIVNEIICCCNNNEIIMLKKAYQEVLQEEEPKKASQRTLETDIIKETKPPYEQLLVALLQGKRDEDPLELVEEAVRTRSTSRLINRSQVEKDVEDLYYAGEKRAGKGDSETFIKILTKRSKYHVKEIWDVYLSLWH; encoded by the exons AT GATAAGTCATCAAACTGGACCAAGTATTACATTTCCTGATCGTATTAGCGCTGAAAATGATGCAGAACAATTACATAACGCTTGTAAATTACTGT cTACGGATGAAGAAACCATCACTAAAATTCTAGGACATAGAAATCTACAACAACGTTATCAAATAAGAGAAACTTTTCATAGGCGATATAAAAAG GATTTAGTTCATGTATTATGTAATGCAACAAAAGGTGATTATGAAAGTCTTATTAAAACTTTATTTCGTGGAAGTATACAAATATTAGCCCATGATTTATATAAAGGCTTAAAGAAACCAGATATTGTCAATGAGATCatctgttgttgtaataataatgaaattattatgtTGAAAAAAGCATATCAAGAAG TGCTTCAGGAAGAAGAGCCAAAAA AAGCTTCACAGCGTACACTCGAAACTGATATAATCAAAGAAACAAAACCACCATATGAACAATTATTAGTAGCATTATTACAAGGAAAACGTGATGAAGATCCATTGGAATTAGTAGAAGAAGCTGTAAGAACTAGAAGTACATCAAGATTAATTAATCGAAGTCAAGTTGAAAAAGATGTTGAAGATTTATATTATGCTGGAGAAAA ACGTGCAGGTAAAGGTGATTCTGAAACATTCATTAAAATTCTAACAAAACGAAGTAAATATCATGTAAAAGAAATATGGGATGTATATTTATCA TTATGGCATTGA
- the ANXA5_1 gene encoding Annexin A5, variant 2 (EggNog:ENOG41KOG0819~COG:S), producing MISHQTGPSITFPDRISAENDAEQLHNACKLLSTDEETITKILGHRNLQQRYQIRETFHRRYKKDLVHVLCNATKGDYESLIKTLFRGSIQILAHDLYKGLKKPDIVNEIICCCNNNEIIMLKKAYQEVLQEEEPKKASQRTLETDIIKETKPPYEQLLVALLQGKRDEDPLELVEEAVRTRSTSRLINRSQVEKDVEDLYYAGEKRAGKGDSETFIKILTKRSKYHVKEIWDVYLSKYHSTIVEVISKKFSEPFRSGLNTMIMALIDLRLLLVCQLYDSMYGLGTREDTLIRITCLRCEIDMNTLKSMYREYFGKPLIEAVREDTSGDFRKLLLALLGE from the exons AT GATAAGTCATCAAACTGGACCAAGTATTACATTTCCTGATCGTATTAGCGCTGAAAATGATGCAGAACAATTACATAACGCTTGTAAATTACTGT cTACGGATGAAGAAACCATCACTAAAATTCTAGGACATAGAAATCTACAACAACGTTATCAAATAAGAGAAACTTTTCATAGGCGATATAAAAAG GATTTAGTTCATGTATTATGTAATGCAACAAAAGGTGATTATGAAAGTCTTATTAAAACTTTATTTCGTGGAAGTATACAAATATTAGCCCATGATTTATATAAAGGCTTAAAGAAACCAGATATTGTCAATGAGATCatctgttgttgtaataataatgaaattattatgtTGAAAAAAGCATATCAAGAAG TGCTTCAGGAAGAAGAGCCAAAAA AAGCTTCACAGCGTACACTCGAAACTGATATAATCAAAGAAACAAAACCACCATATGAACAATTATTAGTAGCATTATTACAAGGAAAACGTGATGAAGATCCATTGGAATTAGTAGAAGAAGCTGTAAGAACTAGAAGTACATCAAGATTAATTAATCGAAGTCAAGTTGAAAAAGATGTTGAAGATTTATATTATGCTGGAGAAAA ACGTGCAGGTAAAGGTGATTCTGAAACATTCATTAAAATTCTAACAAAACGAAGTAAATATCATGTAAAAGAAATATGGGATGTATATTTATCA AAATATCATAGTACAATAGTTGAAGTTATATCGAAAAAATTCTCTGAGCCATTTAGATCAGGATTAAATACAATGA TTATGGCATTGATAGATTTACGTTTGTTATTAGTCTGTCAATTATATGATAGTATGTATGGACTTGGAACACGAGAGGATACATTGATACGAATTACCTGTTTACGATGTGAG ATTGATATGAATACATTGAAATCAATGTATCGTGAATATTTTGGTAAACCATTAATTGAAGCAGTACGAGAAGATACATCGGGAGATTTTCGCAAGTTACTTTTGGCATTATTGGGAGAATAA